A single Mustelus asterias chromosome 4, sMusAst1.hap1.1, whole genome shotgun sequence DNA region contains:
- the slitrk2 gene encoding SLIT and NTRK-like protein 2 — protein MLKCVLVLSALAVASWCSKNPSESRKIAKDICKNRCACEEKENVLNINCQNKGFTKISWLQPPHSRLYQLFLNGNSLSKLPPNGFINFTNTVTLHLGSNGLQEIRNGAFHGLATLKSLHLNNNRLEVLREDTFLGLESLEYLQADYNYISSIEAGTFSRLNKLKVLILNDNLLPSLPNNVFRFVLLTHLDLRGNRLRKLPFTGVLEHIGGIMEIQLEENPWNCTCELVPLKGWLDTISYMVSDIVCESPFRLHGKDVTQLNKQDICPRKSAGDSSLRNERPAKVPSSLPATQSSSLTPVNPTPRGNKPGRHSKSRIRATAAPTNPRQIFGPIMVYQTRSPMQTVCPSICSCSVQNSDNALNVHCHERRIRNITDLHPKPANPKKLYLTGNLLHIVQLNDLRDYRGLELLHLGNNRISVIQEGAFRNLSHLRRLYLNGNHIERLSPALFVGLQRLQYLYLESNVIKEVLQYTFHSLARLNLLYLNNNLLRSLPNNVFVGTNLTRLNLRNNHFSQLPVRGVLDQLPPSVQIDLQENPWDCGCPILPLKGWIEQSRAGVLIHEVSCESPARFAGRALRSLGNQEICSEYSDLVATIPLASTHSSNLLNGEAGTASPEVAQASAVPLSVLILGLLVVFILSVCFGAGLFVFVLKRRKNGQNGNSSGGAPNNLDLNSYQLQYGSYSTNEPGEKAEAHVYNYIAHPVGQMCKNPIYVQREGEQVAFYRGLQDLSYSGLDMKKTYSISTVELLEQQQPALLARHSELLYQNLAERPKVLPGGLNAHYSFCTLPKRHFAPAQLREQDKLNRTVLYGTPRKQPRDNASLQGKFHTEPDYLEVLEKQTVISQL, from the coding sequence ATGCTGAAGTGTGTCTTGGTGCTGAGTGCGTTGGCAGTGGCAAGCTGGTGCTCCAAAAACCCGTCAGAGAGCCGTAAAATTGCCAAAGACATCTGCAAGAATCGATGTGCGTGCGAGGAGAAGGAAAATGTGCTGAATATTAATTGCCAGAACAAAGGCTTTACTAAGATTAGCTGGCTGCAGCCGCCGCACAGTCGCCTCTACCAACTCTTCCTGAACGGGAACTCCCTCAGCAAGCTGCCCCCCAATGGGTTCATCAACTTCACCAACACCGTCACCCTGCACCTGGGCAGCAACGGGCTGCAGGAGATCCGCAACGGCGCCTTCCATGGGCTGGCCACCCTGAAGAGTCTCCATCTCAACAACAACCGGCTGGAGGtgctgagggaggacaccttccTGGGGCTGGAGAGCTTGGAGTATCTGCAAGCCGACTACAACTACATCAGCAGCATTGAGGCTGGCACCTTCAGCCGGCTCAACAAGCTCAAAGTCCTCATCCTGAACGACAACTTGCTGCCCAGTCTTCCCAACAACGTCTTTCGCTTCGTGTTGCTCACCCACCTGGACCTGCGGGGCAACCGCCTCAGAAAGCTGCCCTTCACCGGGGTCCTGGAGCACATTGGGGGCATCATGGAGATCCAACTGGAGGAGAACCCTTGGAACTGTACCTGTGAGCTGGTCCCCCTGAAAGGCTGGCTGGACACCATCTCCTACATGGTCAGTGACATTGTCTGCGAGTCCCCATTCCGCCTGCACGGTAAGGATGTGACCCAACTCAACAAGCAGGACATTTGCCCCCGCAAAAGCGCCGGAGATTCCAGCCTGAGGAATGAGCGCCCCGCCAAGGTGCCCTCCAGCCTGCCAGCCACTCAGAGCTCATCCCTGACCCCTGTCAACCCTACCCCCAGAGGCAACAAGCCCGGCCGCCACTCCAAGAGCCGCATCCGAGCCACCGCTGCCCCCACCAACCCTCGGCAGATATTCGGCCCCATCATGGTCTATCAGACCAGGTCCCCAATGCAGACGGTGTGCCCCAGCATCTGTTCCTGCAGTGTGCAGAACTCAGACAATGCCCTCAATGTGCACTGCCACGAGAGGAGGATTAGAAACATCACAGACCTGCACCCCAAACCTGCCAACCCAAAGAAACTCTACCTGACCGGGAACCTGCTGCACATTGTGCAGCTCAATGACCTGAGGGACTACAGGGGCTTGGAGCTGCTGCATCTGGGGAATAATCGCATTTCTGTTATCCAGGAGGGTGCATTTCGCAACCTCAGCCATTTGCGTCGACTTTACCTCAATGGCAATCACATTGAGAGGCTGTCGCCCGCCCTGTTTGTGGGCTTGCAGAGGCTGCAGTATCTCTACCTGGAGTCCAACGTGATTAAGGAGGTTCTGCAGTATACCTTCCACTCCCTCGCCAGGCTGAACCTCCTGTACCTCAACAACAACCTCCTCAGGTCCCTGCCCAACAATGTCTTCGTGGGCACCAACCTGACCAGGCTCAACTTGAGGAACAACCACTTCTCCCAgttgccagtcaggggggtgTTGGACCAACTGCCCCCCTCGGTGCAGATCGATCTCCAGGAGAACCCCTGGGACTGTGgctgccccattctgcccctcaagGGCTGGATCGAGCAATCCCGGGCTGGAGTCCTCATCCACGAGGTTTCCTGCGAATCCCCGGCCAGGTTCGCGGGCAGGGCTTTGAGATCCCTCGGGAACCAGGAGATCTGCTCGGAATACTCGGATCTGGTGGCCACCATCCCCCTGGCCAGCACCCACAGTTCCAATCTACTCAACGgcgaggctggcactgccagtccagaGGTGGCCCAGGCTAGTGCAGTCCCACTCTCGGTGCTCATCCTTGGATTGCTGGTGGTCTTTATCTTGAGCGTCTGTTTTGGAGCGGGTCTCTTTGTCTTTGTCCTCAAAAGGCGCAAAAATGGCCAGAATGGCAACAGCAGCGGGGGAGCCCCCAACAACCTGGACCTGAACTCTTACCAGCTGCAGTATGGCTCCTACAGCACTAATGAACCCGGGGAGAAGGCAGAGGCTCATGTCTACAACTATATCGCCCACCCGGTAGGCCAGATGTGCAAGAACCCCATCTACGTCCAGAGGGAAGGGGAGCAGGTGGCTTTCTACCGGGGCTTGCAGGATCTGAGTTACAGCGGGCTGGACATGAAGAAGACTTACTCCATCAGCACGGTGGAGCTGCTGGAGCAACAGCAGCCCGCCCTGCTGGCCAGGCACTCGGAGCTGCTGTACCAGAACCTGGCCGAGCGGCCGAAGGTGCTGCCCGGCGGCCTGAACGCCCACTACAGCTTCTGCACTTTGCCCAAGCGCCACTTTGCTCCGGCCCAGCTCAGGGAGCAGGACAAGCTCAACAGGACGGTGCTGTACGGGACGCCCAGGAAGCAGCCCCGGGACAATGCTTCCCTGCAGGGGAAGTTTCACACCGAACCAGACTACCTCGAAGTGTTGGAAAAACAGACTGTCATCAGCCAGCTGTAG